Proteins encoded by one window of Gambusia affinis linkage group LG17, SWU_Gaff_1.0, whole genome shotgun sequence:
- the mlana gene encoding melanoma antigen recognized by T-cells 1 gives MLCNRTTGMPRGDFNVYFASGRRGYVRAEEAVGIGLLVVVLAGLFILGCWYLKKRSGYKIIRSTGSGSAGFTGGQYSEPGTSADNKMALADFGSFRSVVPNAPPAYEKISSGPLPPPYSP, from the exons ATGTTGTGCAATCGGACAACCGGAATGCCTCGTGGAGACTTCAACGTCTACTTTGCCAGCGGACGGAGAGGATATGTCAGAGCTGAGGA GGCAGTTGGCATAGGTCTTCTGGTTGTTGTCCTCGCTGGCCTCTTCATTCTAGGCTGCTGGTACCTCAAGAAGAGGAGCGGCTACAAAATAATCAGG AGCACCGGCTCAGGATCTGCAGGTTTTACAGGAGGCCAGTACTCAGAGCCAGGAACTTCAGCAGACAACAAAATGGCTCTTGCTGACTTTGGCAGCTTCCGATCAGTG GTTCCCAATGCTCCTCCAGCCTATGAGAAGATTTCTTCAGGACCACTGCCGCCTCCTTATTCCCCCTAA